In the Pseudomonas sp. ADAK2 genome, one interval contains:
- the asd gene encoding aspartate-semialdehyde dehydrogenase — protein MKRVGLIGWRGMVGSVLMQRMLEEQDFDLIEPVFFTTSNVGGQGPSVGKDIAPLKDAYSIEELKTLDVILTCQGGDYTSEVFPKLREAGWQGYWIDAASSLRMQDDAVIVLDPVNRKVIDQQLDAGTKNYIGGNCTVSLMLMGLGGLFEAGLVEWMSAMTYQAASGAGAQNMRELIKQMGATHAAVADQLADPASAILDIDRRVAEAMRSDAYPTENFGVPLAGSLIPWIDKELPNGQSREEWKAQAETNKILGRFKSPIPVDGICVRIGAMRCHSQALTIKLNKDVPIADIEGLISQHNPWVKLVPNSREASIQELSPTKVTGTLNVPVGRLRKLNMGTQYLGAFTVGDQLLWGAAEPLRRMLRILLER, from the coding sequence ATGAAACGTGTAGGTCTGATCGGTTGGCGCGGTATGGTCGGTTCCGTGCTCATGCAGCGGATGCTGGAAGAGCAGGATTTCGATCTTATCGAGCCGGTGTTTTTCACCACTTCCAATGTCGGTGGCCAAGGCCCGTCCGTGGGCAAGGACATTGCTCCGCTCAAGGACGCTTACAGCATTGAAGAGCTGAAAACCCTCGATGTGATTCTGACCTGCCAGGGTGGCGACTACACCAGTGAAGTGTTCCCGAAACTGCGCGAAGCCGGCTGGCAGGGTTACTGGATCGACGCCGCTTCCAGCCTGCGCATGCAGGACGACGCGGTGATCGTGCTGGACCCGGTGAACCGCAAGGTCATCGACCAGCAGCTCGACGCGGGCACCAAAAACTACATCGGCGGCAACTGCACCGTCAGCCTGATGCTGATGGGCCTGGGCGGCTTGTTCGAAGCCGGCCTGGTCGAGTGGATGAGCGCCATGACCTATCAGGCGGCCTCCGGTGCCGGCGCGCAGAACATGCGTGAACTGATCAAGCAAATGGGCGCGACCCACGCCGCTGTCGCTGATCAACTGGCCGACCCGGCCAGCGCGATCCTCGACATCGACCGCCGTGTGGCCGAAGCCATGCGCAGCGACGCGTACCCGACCGAAAACTTCGGTGTTCCGCTGGCCGGCAGCCTGATCCCGTGGATCGACAAGGAACTGCCGAATGGCCAGAGCCGCGAAGAGTGGAAGGCCCAGGCCGAGACCAACAAGATCCTCGGTCGCTTCAAGAGCCCGATCCCGGTCGACGGCATCTGCGTGCGCATCGGCGCCATGCGCTGCCACAGCCAGGCGCTGACCATCAAGCTGAACAAAGACGTGCCAATCGCCGACATCGAAGGGCTGATCAGCCAGCACAACCCTTGGGTCAAACTGGTGCCGAACAGCCGCGAAGCGAGCATTCAGGAACTGAGCCCGACGAAAGTCACCGGCACCCTGAACGTACCGGTGGGCCGTCTGCGCAAGCTGAACATGGGTACTCAGTACTTGGGCGCGTTCACCGTTGGCGACCAGTTGCTGTGGGGCGCGGCCGAACCGCTGCGTCGCATGCTGCGGATCCTGCTTGAGCGTTGA
- the leuD gene encoding 3-isopropylmalate dehydratase small subunit produces MRAFTQHTGLVAPLDRANVDTDQIIPKQFLKSIKRTGFGPNLFDEWRYLDVGYAYQDNSKRPLNKDFVLNAERYQGASVLLARENFGCGSSREHAPWALEEYGFRSIIAPSYADIFYNNSFKNGLLPIILSDAEVDELFQQVEANPGYQLTVDLQAQTVTRPDGKVYRFELDEFRKHCLVNGLDDIGLTLMDHEAIASFESKHRASQPWLFRDV; encoded by the coding sequence ATGAGAGCTTTTACCCAACACACCGGTTTGGTCGCGCCATTGGACCGGGCCAACGTCGACACCGACCAGATCATTCCAAAGCAGTTTCTGAAGTCGATCAAGCGCACCGGTTTTGGCCCGAACCTGTTTGACGAGTGGCGCTACCTGGACGTGGGCTATGCCTACCAGGACAACTCCAAGCGTCCGTTGAACAAGGATTTCGTGCTCAACGCCGAACGTTACCAGGGCGCCAGCGTGTTGCTGGCCCGAGAAAACTTCGGTTGCGGCTCCAGCCGTGAGCATGCGCCGTGGGCCTTGGAAGAGTACGGTTTCCGCAGCATCATCGCGCCGAGCTACGCCGACATTTTCTACAACAACAGCTTCAAGAACGGCTTGCTGCCGATCATCTTGAGCGACGCTGAGGTTGATGAACTTTTCCAGCAGGTCGAAGCCAATCCGGGTTACCAGTTGACGGTCGACCTGCAAGCCCAGACCGTGACCCGGCCGGATGGCAAGGTTTACCGCTTCGAATTGGATGAATTCCGCAAGCATTGCCTGGTGAATGGCCTCGATGACATTGGCCTGACCTTGATGGATCACGAGGCGATTGCGTCGTTTGAAAGCAAGCACCGGGCGAGTCAGCCTTGGTTGTTTCGCGACGTTTGA
- a CDS encoding class I SAM-dependent methyltransferase — protein MTQHSQVVQKQFGEQASAYLSSAVHAQGTEFALLQAELAGQGGARVLDLGCGAGHVGFHVASLVKEVVAYDLSQQMLDVVAAAAIDRGFSNVTTVNGAAERLPFADGEFDFVFSRYSAHHWSDLGLALREVRRVLKPDGVAAFIDVLSPGSPLFDTYLQSVEVLRDTSHVRDYSAGEWLRQVSEAGLHTRSTTRQRLRLEYTSWVERMRTPEVMRAAIRELQQSMGNEVREYFEIEADGSFSTDVLVLMAER, from the coding sequence ATGACCCAGCACAGCCAAGTCGTACAAAAGCAGTTCGGTGAACAGGCTTCCGCCTATCTGAGCAGCGCCGTTCACGCTCAAGGCACCGAATTCGCACTGCTACAGGCTGAACTGGCCGGGCAGGGCGGCGCCCGCGTGCTGGACCTGGGTTGCGGCGCCGGTCATGTTGGTTTTCACGTGGCGTCGCTGGTGAAGGAAGTGGTGGCCTACGACCTGTCCCAGCAAATGCTCGACGTGGTCGCCGCAGCGGCGATTGATCGCGGTTTCAGTAATGTCACCACGGTCAACGGTGCCGCCGAGCGCCTGCCGTTCGCCGATGGCGAGTTCGACTTCGTGTTCAGCCGTTATTCGGCGCACCATTGGAGCGATCTCGGCCTGGCCCTGCGCGAAGTGCGTCGGGTGCTGAAGCCGGACGGGGTGGCGGCGTTTATCGATGTGTTGTCGCCGGGTAGTCCATTGTTCGACACCTACCTGCAAAGCGTCGAAGTGCTGCGTGACACCAGCCATGTGCGCGATTATTCCGCCGGCGAGTGGTTGCGCCAGGTCAGCGAAGCGGGGTTGCATACCCGCAGCACCACCCGCCAACGGCTGCGTTTGGAGTACACCTCCTGGGTCGAACGCATGCGCACGCCCGAAGTGATGCGCGCGGCGATCCGCGAGTTGCAGCAGTCGATGGGCAATGAAGTGCGTGAATATTTTGAGATTGAGGCCGATGGTTCGTTCAGTACCGATGTACTGGTGCTGATGGCAGAACGATAG
- the leuB gene encoding 3-isopropylmalate dehydrogenase, with protein MSKQILILPGDGIGPEIMAEAVKVLELANTKYSLDFELSHDVIGGAAIDKHGVPLADETLDRARAADAVLLGAVGGPKWDTIERDIRPERGLLKIRAQLGLFGNLRPAILYPQLAEASSLKPEIVAGLDILIVRELTGGIYFGAPRGTRVLENGERQAYDTLPYSESEIRRIARVGFDMAMVRGKKLCSVDKANVLASSQLWREIVEQVAKDYPEVELSHMYVDNAAMQLVRAPKQFDVIVTDNLFGDILSDQASMLTGSIGMLPSASLDTNNKGMYEPCHGSAPDIAGKGIANPLATILSVSMMLRYSFNLQDAADAIEKAVSLVLDQGLRTGDIWSNGCTKVGTQEMGDAVVAALRNL; from the coding sequence ATGAGCAAGCAGATTCTGATTCTCCCAGGTGACGGTATTGGCCCGGAAATCATGGCCGAAGCGGTCAAAGTGCTGGAACTGGCCAACACCAAGTACAGCCTGGACTTCGAGCTGAGCCACGACGTGATCGGCGGCGCCGCCATCGATAAGCACGGCGTGCCCTTGGCCGACGAAACCCTGGATCGCGCCCGCGCGGCCGACGCCGTACTGCTGGGCGCCGTGGGCGGCCCGAAATGGGACACCATCGAGCGCGACATCCGCCCTGAGCGCGGTCTGCTGAAGATCCGCGCGCAACTGGGTCTGTTCGGCAACCTGCGTCCGGCGATCCTGTACCCGCAACTGGCCGAGGCTTCCAGCCTGAAGCCGGAAATCGTTGCGGGCCTGGACATCCTGATCGTCCGTGAACTGACCGGCGGCATCTACTTCGGCGCCCCGCGCGGCACCCGTGTTCTGGAAAATGGTGAGCGCCAGGCCTACGACACCCTGCCATACAGCGAAAGCGAGATTCGCCGTATCGCCCGGGTCGGTTTCGACATGGCCATGGTCCGCGGCAAAAAGCTCTGCTCGGTGGACAAGGCCAACGTGCTGGCGTCCAGCCAACTGTGGCGTGAAATCGTCGAGCAAGTGGCCAAGGATTACCCTGAAGTCGAACTGAGCCACATGTACGTCGATAACGCCGCGATGCAACTGGTGCGTGCACCTAAGCAGTTCGACGTGATCGTTACCGACAACCTGTTCGGCGACATCCTCTCCGACCAGGCGTCGATGCTCACCGGTTCCATTGGCATGCTGCCGTCGGCGTCCCTGGACACCAACAACAAGGGCATGTACGAGCCGTGCCACGGTTCGGCGCCGGACATCGCCGGCAAAGGCATTGCCAACCCGTTGGCGACTATCCTGTCCGTGTCGATGATGCTGCGTTACAGCTTCAACCTGCAGGATGCGGCCGATGCCATCGAGAAGGCCGTCAGTCTGGTATTGGACCAGGGCCTGCGCACCGGCGACATCTGGTCGAACGGTTGCACTAAAGTCGGTACGCAGGAAATGGGCGACGCAGTAGTCGCCGCGCTGCGGAATCTGTAA
- a CDS encoding aspartate-semialdehyde dehydrogenase: MSQSFDIAVIGATGTVGETLVQILEERDFPVGNLHLLASSESAGHSVPFRGKNVRVREVDEFDFSKVQLVFFAAGPAVTLSFASRARAAGCSLIDLSGALPADEAPQVVPEANAQVLAGLKKPFQVSSPSPSATTLAVVLAPLLAVIDLQRINVTASLAVSAQGREAVTELARQTAELLNVRPLEPTFFDRQMAFNLLAQVGKPDEQGHTLLEKRLVRELRQVMALPLLKISATCIQAPVFFGDSFSVTLQSSSAVDLAKVNAALEDAPGIELVEAGDYPTAVGDAVGQDVVYVGRVRSGVDDLSELNLWLTSDNVRKGAALNAVQVAELLIKDLL; the protein is encoded by the coding sequence ATGAGCCAGTCCTTCGATATTGCCGTGATCGGCGCCACCGGTACTGTCGGCGAAACGCTGGTGCAGATTCTCGAAGAGCGGGATTTCCCGGTCGGCAACCTGCACTTGCTGGCCAGCAGTGAATCCGCCGGGCATTCAGTGCCGTTTCGCGGCAAGAACGTGCGGGTGCGGGAAGTCGATGAGTTTGACTTCAGCAAGGTGCAACTGGTGTTTTTCGCCGCGGGACCGGCCGTGACCCTGAGTTTCGCCTCCCGCGCCCGCGCCGCCGGTTGCTCGCTGATTGACCTGTCCGGCGCTTTGCCAGCGGATGAAGCACCGCAAGTGGTGCCGGAAGCCAACGCCCAGGTGTTGGCCGGACTGAAAAAACCGTTCCAGGTCAGCAGCCCGAGCCCGTCGGCTACCACTTTGGCCGTGGTGCTCGCGCCGTTGCTTGCAGTGATCGACCTGCAACGCATCAACGTCACCGCCAGCCTGGCCGTTTCCGCCCAAGGCCGCGAAGCCGTCACCGAGCTGGCGCGGCAGACGGCCGAATTGCTCAACGTGCGTCCGCTGGAACCGACGTTCTTCGATCGGCAGATGGCGTTCAACCTGTTGGCTCAGGTCGGCAAACCCGATGAGCAAGGCCATACGCTGCTGGAAAAACGCCTGGTGCGTGAGCTGCGTCAGGTCATGGCGCTGCCTTTATTAAAGATTTCCGCTACTTGCATTCAAGCCCCGGTGTTTTTTGGCGATAGCTTTAGCGTGACCTTGCAGTCATCGAGTGCTGTCGACCTGGCCAAGGTGAACGCTGCCCTGGAAGACGCACCGGGCATCGAACTGGTGGAAGCCGGTGATTATCCGACCGCGGTAGGTGACGCGGTAGGGCAGGATGTGGTCTACGTTGGTCGGGTTCGCAGCGGTGTCGACGACCTGTCGGAACTTAATTTGTGGTTGACGTCAGATAACGTACGCAAAGGCGCCGCGCTCAATGCTGTGCAGGTGGCTGAATTGTTGATAAAAGACCTGCTGTAA
- a CDS encoding FimV family protein — translation MVQVRKLVLAIAAASALSSGMAHALGLGELTLKSTLNQPLVAEIELLDVKDLTAAEVVPSLASPEDFAKAGVDRQAFLNDLTFTPVLNASGKSILRVTSSKPLSEPMVKFLVQVMWPNGRLLRDYSVLLDPSKFSPQTADAAAQPAPSQAVTAPTTGATKPSTYTTTPRDTLWEIAAKARNGGSVQQTMLAIQALNPDAFINGNINLLKTGQVLRMPDQVQSTSLAQPKAIAEVAAQNTAWRQGRRYVAKPGTGQQQLDATKRGRGDAASTQAAKDKLSLVSAESGKGGKGAAGDAKNLSNKLAVTQESLDTTRRDNAELKSRMTDLQSQLDKLQRLIELKNNQLAKLQAEGAAPATLDAPAAATAPAISAELTPAPTPAATPTEAAPATPAPVVTAPEATPAPAETPVEPTPAVSNEQKFNDLLTNPILLGLVGGGAIVLLLLLLLLARRRKAQQEAEKHLRMARALAEEQEFSPEQDLPESSFEGLEVPPPAVKLAKAPAPTPAPAPAPAPIIEPVVVAPVIAAPLVSPAAERNDDVLAHAQSHITAGRLNQAAALLEDGIKQEPQRSDLRLKLMEVYGQQGDRDAFVAQERQLVANGDNFAQVEQLKSRFPAMALAAAGGIAAAAIAAELDAQYVKDLLLDEPEVPAPAPAADDLDSAFDLSLDDLENASPAVVAPTPEPEALAELDEFPLDDDLSFESVLQQQTDIKENLDDLSDFDLDLDLGGDASPATLAEDDFLLDLDEGVKDLPAVDAPVVTEAALDDLELPADFDLSLADEMDVPEPKDAFAAELDDVNAELDRLSQSMGEPTFTAEDAAASVADEPEFDFLSGTDEVATKLDLAQAYIDMGDNDGARDILNEVVTEGDAGQKSEAKEMLSRLA, via the coding sequence ATGGTTCAAGTTCGCAAACTGGTGTTAGCAATAGCGGCCGCCTCGGCGCTGTCCTCCGGTATGGCGCATGCCCTCGGGCTCGGGGAACTGACCCTGAAGTCGACGCTGAACCAGCCCCTGGTGGCAGAAATCGAGCTGCTCGATGTCAAGGACCTCACCGCTGCCGAAGTGGTGCCGAGCCTGGCCTCGCCGGAAGATTTCGCCAAGGCCGGGGTTGATCGCCAGGCCTTCCTCAATGACCTGACCTTCACCCCGGTGCTCAACGCCAGCGGCAAAAGCATCCTGCGCGTGACGTCCAGCAAACCGCTCTCCGAGCCGATGGTGAAATTCCTCGTGCAGGTGATGTGGCCTAACGGTCGTTTGCTGCGCGACTACAGCGTGCTGCTCGATCCGTCCAAATTTTCGCCGCAAACCGCCGATGCCGCCGCGCAACCGGCGCCGTCCCAAGCGGTCACCGCGCCAACCACCGGCGCCACCAAGCCGTCGACCTACACCACCACGCCGCGCGATACCCTGTGGGAAATCGCGGCCAAGGCGCGTAATGGCGGTTCGGTGCAGCAAACCATGCTGGCGATCCAGGCGTTGAACCCGGATGCCTTTATCAACGGCAACATCAACCTGCTGAAAACCGGCCAGGTCCTGCGCATGCCGGATCAGGTGCAAAGCACCAGCCTGGCGCAACCCAAGGCCATCGCTGAAGTCGCCGCGCAGAACACCGCGTGGCGCCAGGGCCGCCGTTATGTGGCCAAGCCTGGCACTGGGCAGCAGCAGTTGGATGCCACCAAGCGTGGTCGCGGCGATGCCGCTTCGACCCAAGCGGCGAAAGACAAGCTGAGCCTGGTGTCTGCCGAATCTGGCAAGGGCGGTAAAGGTGCGGCGGGTGATGCGAAGAATCTGAGCAACAAACTGGCGGTGACTCAGGAGAGCCTGGACACGACCCGTCGTGACAACGCCGAACTGAAAAGCCGCATGACCGATCTGCAAAGTCAGCTGGACAAGCTGCAACGCCTGATCGAACTGAAAAACAATCAACTGGCCAAGTTGCAGGCTGAAGGTGCTGCTCCAGCGACACTGGATGCACCTGCGGCAGCGACTGCTCCGGCAATCTCGGCCGAGCTGACACCTGCGCCGACACCGGCGGCAACCCCGACGGAAGCGGCACCGGCAACGCCTGCACCGGTGGTGACGGCCCCTGAGGCCACTCCGGCCCCGGCAGAAACGCCCGTCGAGCCGACTCCGGCAGTTTCCAACGAGCAGAAATTCAACGACCTGCTGACCAACCCGATTCTGTTGGGCCTGGTCGGTGGCGGCGCCATCGTCCTGCTGCTGTTGCTGTTGCTGCTGGCCCGTCGCCGCAAAGCCCAGCAAGAAGCCGAAAAGCATCTGCGCATGGCGCGAGCCCTGGCCGAAGAGCAGGAGTTCTCTCCTGAACAAGATTTGCCGGAAAGCAGCTTCGAAGGCCTTGAAGTGCCGCCGCCCGCCGTTAAGCTGGCCAAGGCCCCAGCGCCGACACCTGCACCCGCTCCGGCTCCGGCTCCGATCATTGAGCCAGTCGTGGTCGCCCCAGTGATTGCCGCGCCGCTGGTTTCCCCGGCCGCCGAACGCAATGATGACGTCCTGGCTCACGCCCAGTCGCACATCACTGCCGGTCGTCTGAATCAGGCGGCTGCTCTGCTCGAAGACGGCATCAAGCAGGAACCGCAACGCAGTGACCTGCGCCTGAAGCTGATGGAAGTCTACGGTCAGCAAGGCGATCGTGATGCTTTCGTGGCCCAGGAGCGTCAGCTGGTAGCCAATGGCGATAACTTCGCCCAAGTCGAACAGCTGAAAAGCCGTTTCCCGGCCATGGCACTCGCCGCCGCGGGTGGCATCGCTGCCGCCGCTATCGCTGCAGAACTGGATGCCCAGTACGTCAAGGATCTGCTGCTGGATGAACCTGAAGTCCCGGCACCGGCTCCGGCCGCCGATGATCTCGACAGCGCCTTCGACTTGAGCCTGGATGACCTGGAAAATGCTTCTCCGGCCGTGGTCGCTCCGACACCGGAACCGGAAGCCTTGGCAGAGCTGGACGAATTTCCGCTGGACGACGACCTGAGCTTTGAATCGGTGCTGCAACAGCAGACCGACATCAAGGAAAACCTCGACGACCTGTCGGACTTCGATCTGGACCTGGACCTCGGTGGCGACGCTTCGCCAGCGACCCTGGCCGAAGATGATTTCCTGCTCGACCTGGATGAGGGCGTCAAGGACTTGCCTGCCGTCGACGCACCAGTCGTGACCGAAGCGGCGCTGGATGACCTGGAACTGCCGGCGGACTTCGACCTGTCCCTGGCTGACGAAATGGACGTCCCTGAGCCGAAGGATGCGTTTGCCGCTGAGTTGGACGACGTCAACGCCGAGCTGGATCGTTTGTCCCAGAGCATGGGTGAACCAACCTTCACTGCTGAAGACGCGGCCGCTTCCGTGGCCGACGAGCCGGAGTTCGACTTCCTCTCCGGTACCGACGAAGTCGCCACCAAACTCGATCTGGCCCAGGCCTACATCGACATGGGCGACAACGATGGCGCCCGGGACATCCTCAATGAGGTGGTGACCGAGGGTGATGCAGGGCAGAAGAGCGAAGCCAAGGAAATGCTCTCGCGCCTGGCTTGA